In Prochlorococcus marinus str. MIT 1214, one DNA window encodes the following:
- a CDS encoding NAD(P)H-quinone oxidoreductase subunit 4 encodes MLISEPIPADFPWLSLSILFPIFGALVVPFIPDKGEGKEVRWYALIIALITFLITVAAYFKGFDPSQEGLQLYEKVSWLPDLGLTWSVGADGLSMPLILLTSFITSLAVLAAWPVSYKPKLFFFLILAMDGGQIAVFAVQDMLLFFLAWELELFPVYLFLAIWGGKKRQYAATKFIIYTAGSSLFILLAGLAMGFFQGGGIPDFGYTHLAQQDFGRGFQLLCYSGLLIAFGVKLPIVPLHTWLPDAHGEATAPVHMLLAGILLKMGGYALLRFNAQLLPDAHAQFAPLLIVLGVVNIIYAALTSFAQRNLKRKIAYSSISHMGFVLIGIGSFSSLGTSGAMLQMVSHGLIGASLFFLVGATYDRTHTLQLDEMGGIGQNMRIMFALWTACAFASLALPGMSGFISELMVFVGFVTDEVYTLPFRIVVASLAAIGVILTPIYLLSMLREIFFGKENAKLISKAKLVDAEPREIYIIACLLVPIIGIGLYPKIMTDTYISSIDGLVKRDLSAVERIRSNQATIISNTKLSIGTLKAPLLD; translated from the coding sequence ATGCTGATTTCTGAGCCAATTCCAGCAGATTTCCCATGGTTAAGTTTATCAATATTGTTTCCCATTTTTGGGGCATTAGTTGTTCCTTTTATTCCAGATAAAGGCGAAGGGAAAGAAGTTCGATGGTATGCCCTCATAATTGCTTTAATTACTTTTCTAATTACTGTTGCGGCTTACTTCAAAGGTTTTGACCCAAGTCAAGAAGGGTTGCAATTATATGAAAAAGTGAGTTGGCTCCCAGACCTTGGATTGACTTGGTCTGTTGGTGCAGATGGCTTGTCAATGCCATTGATATTGCTTACAAGTTTCATAACTTCTCTTGCCGTTTTGGCTGCATGGCCAGTTAGCTATAAACCAAAATTATTTTTCTTTTTAATCCTTGCTATGGATGGAGGCCAGATAGCTGTTTTTGCTGTCCAAGATATGTTGCTTTTCTTTCTGGCTTGGGAATTGGAGTTGTTCCCAGTGTATTTATTCCTTGCAATTTGGGGCGGGAAGAAGAGGCAGTATGCAGCGACCAAATTTATTATCTATACCGCAGGTAGCTCTTTATTTATTCTCCTTGCTGGTCTTGCAATGGGTTTCTTTCAAGGAGGAGGAATACCAGATTTTGGTTATACTCATTTAGCTCAGCAAGATTTTGGCAGGGGCTTCCAACTGCTTTGTTATTCAGGGTTGTTAATAGCTTTTGGTGTCAAACTTCCTATTGTTCCTCTTCATACTTGGTTGCCAGATGCGCATGGAGAGGCTACTGCTCCAGTGCATATGCTCTTAGCAGGAATATTGTTAAAGATGGGTGGATATGCTCTTCTTAGGTTTAACGCCCAACTACTGCCTGATGCTCATGCCCAATTTGCACCATTGTTAATTGTGCTGGGAGTGGTAAATATTATTTACGCAGCTTTAACTTCTTTTGCGCAAAGAAACTTAAAAAGGAAAATTGCTTATAGCTCAATTAGTCATATGGGCTTTGTTTTGATAGGTATTGGAAGCTTTAGTTCTCTAGGAACTAGTGGTGCAATGTTGCAAATGGTCAGCCACGGTCTGATAGGAGCAAGTTTGTTTTTCCTTGTTGGTGCAACTTACGACAGGACTCATACGCTTCAATTAGATGAGATGGGGGGTATTGGTCAAAATATGAGGATTATGTTTGCTTTATGGACAGCATGTGCTTTCGCTTCTCTGGCATTACCGGGAATGAGTGGCTTTATCTCAGAATTAATGGTCTTTGTTGGGTTTGTAACTGATGAAGTTTATACTCTCCCCTTTAGAATTGTTGTTGCTTCATTAGCAGCTATTGGTGTTATTTTGACACCCATATATTTATTGTCGATGCTAAGAGAAATTTTCTTCGGTAAAGAAAATGCAAAGTTAATATCCAAAGCAAAGTTGGTAGATGCGGAACCTAGAGAAATCTATATTATTGCTTGTTTATTAGTTCCAATTATTGGAATTGGTTTGTATCCAAAAATCATGACTGATACTTATATTTCATCAATTGATGGACTGGTTAAAAGAGATTTGTCGGCTGTTGAAAGAATTAGAAGTAATCAAGCAACAATTATTAGCAACACAAAATTATCAATTGGGACTCTTAAAGCCCCTCTTTTGGATTAA
- a CDS encoding NnrU family protein: MAFSVTHGSSFVMILLLFCFAVIHSGGAALREKAEGVIGARAWRLIFAFASIPSAIILVGYFIAHRYDGIRFWNFQGVSELIPVIWILSAISFLFLYPATYNLLEIPAVLKPRVRIYASGIIRVTRHPQAIGQIIWCFAHLLWIGTSFTLVTCLGLIAHHLFAIWHGDKRLSYKFGKEFEDVKKKTSIVPFLAVLDGRQKLQIKEFLRPSQMGIIVAVIFFWWSHKFISVGAQRFLSFDFTELLARIA; encoded by the coding sequence ATGGCATTTTCAGTTACTCATGGTTCCAGTTTTGTGATGATATTACTTTTATTTTGTTTTGCCGTTATTCACAGTGGTGGAGCGGCTTTAAGGGAAAAGGCAGAGGGTGTAATTGGGGCAAGAGCATGGAGATTGATTTTCGCTTTTGCAAGTATTCCTTCAGCTATTATTTTGGTTGGTTATTTTATTGCTCATCGTTACGATGGGATTAGATTTTGGAATTTTCAAGGTGTTAGCGAACTAATTCCGGTTATTTGGATTTTGAGTGCGATTAGTTTTCTTTTTTTGTATCCAGCTACTTATAACCTTTTAGAAATCCCAGCTGTCCTAAAGCCCAGAGTTCGAATTTATGCCTCAGGGATTATTAGAGTTACTCGCCATCCACAGGCAATAGGTCAAATTATCTGGTGTTTTGCACATTTACTTTGGATAGGCACAAGTTTTACTCTGGTCACTTGCTTAGGATTGATTGCACATCATCTATTTGCGATTTGGCATGGAGATAAAAGACTCAGCTACAAATTTGGAAAAGAATTTGAGGATGTGAAGAAAAAAACATCAATTGTTCCATTTTTAGCTGTGTTGGATGGACGACAAAAATTACAAATAAAAGAATTTCTTAGGCCCTCTCAAATGGGGATTATTGTTGCGGTGATTTTTTTCTGGTGGTCCCATAAATTTATTTCTGTTGGAGCTCAGAGATTTCTCTCTTTTGATTTCACTGAATTACTAGCAAGAATTGCCTAA
- a CDS encoding DUF3172 domain-containing protein — translation MNQGPYDRRPSSRRRSNLARRQEGNKFNSRKDTYSRDQYEPRATRFNSSGPSDGGGGIKINSNSIAILAGVLVIGVGIGSLITSTTSGGQGNIASQQQLDMAVPDPDFCRQYGASAFVIDIEMYTTLNPSTSFVTQPALQPGCVIRRENWTVLQKQGAINNEDVRECKQRMNTFAYIGSIRDEPIVRCVYQADVNENKFIIKGAEEDAIGINKEAIQF, via the coding sequence ATGAATCAAGGTCCTTATGATCGGCGTCCATCATCTCGTAGAAGATCAAATCTGGCGAGAAGACAAGAAGGAAATAAATTTAATTCTAGAAAAGATACATACTCTAGAGACCAATATGAGCCAAGAGCAACTCGATTTAACTCCTCAGGCCCATCTGATGGCGGTGGAGGGATAAAAATAAACTCTAACTCAATTGCTATTTTGGCTGGAGTATTGGTAATAGGTGTTGGTATTGGCAGCCTTATCACAAGCACAACCTCTGGTGGGCAAGGAAATATTGCAAGTCAGCAACAGTTAGATATGGCAGTTCCAGATCCAGATTTTTGTAGACAATACGGCGCAAGTGCTTTTGTTATTGATATTGAAATGTATACGACGTTAAACCCCTCTACTAGCTTTGTGACACAACCTGCTCTTCAACCTGGTTGTGTAATACGAAGAGAAAATTGGACTGTTTTGCAAAAGCAAGGAGCAATAAACAATGAAGATGTTAGAGAGTGTAAACAGAGAATGAATACATTTGCTTATATTGGCTCTATTAGGGATGAGCCGATTGTTCGTTGCGTTTATCAGGCCGATGTAAACGAAAATAAATTTATAATTAAAGGTGCGGAAGAAGATGCTATTGGTATCAATAAAGAAGCTATACAGTTTTAA
- a CDS encoding NAD(P)H-quinone oxidoreductase subunit 5: MQSAADFAWLIPLLPLCGAVVIGLGLISFNDLFNRSRKPVAITLLTSVGASAFISYVVLAEQLSGKPPVEHLFIWASAGSFELPMGYVIDPLAAVMLALVTTIAFLVMIYSHGYMAHDPGYVRFFTYLALFSSSMLGLIVSPNLLEIYVFWELVGMCSYLLVGFWYDRDGAAHAAQKAFIVNRVGDFGLLLGILGLFWATGSFDFHGISEGLSEAVRSGSVPIWAALTLCILVFMGPMAKSAQFPLHVWLPDAMEGPTPISALIHAATMVAAGVFLVARLDPLFSQFPFVGLFIAIIGTVTCFLGASIALTQMDLKKGLAYSTVSQLGYMMLAMGCGAPVAGMFHLVTHACFKAMLFLGSGSVIHAMEEVVGHEPILAQDMRLMGGLRKKMPITAITFFIGCIAISGIPPLAGFWSKDEILGQAFNSFPILWFIGFLTAGMTAFYMFRLYFLTFEGDFRGENQEMQLSLLSLAGKEKDEDHEGHEIGVIHESAWPMTFPLAVLAIPSVLIGFIGVPWNSIFANLLDPVEAIEAAEKFSWGEFLPLATASVAISSAGIILAVLTYYLKSLDLGVSLSKKYSRINLFLQNKWYLDDINEKIFVKGSRKLAREVLEVDAKVVDGVVNLTGLLTLGSGEGLKYFETGRAQFYALIVFGGVIALVALFGIVGA; the protein is encoded by the coding sequence ATGCAATCGGCTGCAGATTTTGCTTGGTTAATTCCACTGCTCCCTCTTTGCGGGGCAGTTGTGATTGGTTTGGGATTAATTAGTTTTAACGATCTTTTTAATCGTTCAAGGAAACCCGTTGCAATAACCCTTTTAACTTCCGTAGGTGCATCGGCATTTATTAGCTATGTAGTGTTGGCTGAGCAACTCTCAGGCAAGCCTCCAGTAGAACACTTGTTTATTTGGGCAAGTGCAGGATCTTTTGAGCTGCCAATGGGATACGTGATTGATCCTCTAGCAGCAGTCATGCTTGCTCTTGTAACTACAATTGCTTTCTTGGTAATGATTTATTCCCATGGATATATGGCACATGATCCTGGGTATGTTCGTTTTTTTACTTATTTGGCTTTATTCAGCAGTTCAATGCTTGGGCTAATTGTTAGTCCGAATTTACTTGAAATATACGTTTTTTGGGAATTGGTTGGGATGTGTTCATACTTACTTGTTGGCTTTTGGTATGACAGAGATGGTGCCGCTCATGCAGCTCAAAAAGCTTTTATCGTAAATAGAGTGGGAGACTTTGGTTTATTGCTTGGTATTTTGGGTCTTTTTTGGGCAACAGGTAGTTTTGATTTTCATGGAATCTCTGAAGGTTTATCAGAGGCAGTTAGGTCTGGCTCAGTTCCAATATGGGCAGCTTTAACTCTTTGCATTCTTGTTTTTATGGGACCAATGGCAAAGTCTGCACAATTTCCTTTGCATGTTTGGCTACCTGATGCAATGGAAGGCCCAACTCCTATATCTGCCCTGATTCATGCAGCAACAATGGTTGCAGCCGGAGTTTTTTTAGTAGCAAGGCTTGATCCTCTGTTTAGTCAGTTCCCTTTCGTTGGCTTATTTATTGCAATTATTGGAACTGTAACTTGTTTCCTGGGTGCATCGATAGCTTTGACACAAATGGATCTAAAAAAAGGATTGGCTTACAGCACAGTTTCTCAACTGGGATACATGATGCTTGCAATGGGCTGCGGAGCCCCAGTTGCAGGAATGTTCCATCTAGTTACTCATGCTTGTTTTAAGGCGATGTTATTCCTTGGCTCAGGTTCAGTTATACATGCAATGGAGGAGGTAGTTGGTCATGAACCAATTCTTGCTCAAGACATGCGATTAATGGGCGGCTTACGTAAAAAAATGCCCATAACGGCAATTACTTTTTTCATTGGCTGTATTGCTATCAGTGGCATACCTCCCCTAGCAGGCTTTTGGAGTAAAGATGAAATTCTTGGTCAAGCCTTTAATAGTTTTCCAATACTCTGGTTTATTGGTTTTTTAACGGCAGGAATGACAGCTTTTTATATGTTTAGGCTTTATTTTCTAACTTTTGAGGGAGACTTTCGAGGGGAAAATCAAGAGATGCAGCTTTCTTTGCTTTCTTTAGCAGGTAAAGAAAAGGATGAAGATCATGAAGGACATGAAATTGGCGTAATCCATGAATCTGCGTGGCCAATGACATTTCCTTTGGCAGTTTTGGCAATTCCTTCTGTCTTAATTGGATTTATAGGTGTTCCATGGAACAGCATTTTTGCAAATTTGTTAGACCCCGTTGAGGCTATTGAAGCTGCAGAAAAATTTAGTTGGGGAGAATTTCTACCTTTGGCAACTGCCTCTGTAGCTATTTCCTCTGCTGGAATAATCTTGGCGGTCTTAACCTATTATTTAAAAAGTCTTGATCTTGGTGTTTCTCTATCCAAGAAGTACTCTCGAATCAATTTATTTCTTCAGAACAAATGGTACCTAGATGATATAAATGAGAAAATTTTTGTTAAAGGTAGTAGAAAGCTTGCAAGAGAAGTACTTGAAGTAGATGCAAAAGTAGTTGATGGAGTGGTCAATTTGACTGGATTATTGACTCTTGGTAGTGGAGAAGGACTCAAATATTTTGAGACAGGAAGAGCTCAGTTTTACGCATTGATTGTTTTTGGAGGAGTTATTGCTCTGGTTGCACTTTTTGGCATTGTAGGCGCATGA
- a CDS encoding segregation/condensation protein A: MPVDLITQTADSGARLAIRLLQDAAQRGEIDPWDVDVIPVVDGFLDQLKQRIEIPKQISQHLNHNGGSYELDLAQSSEAFLAASVLVGLKAEVLEAEMFSVDIDVEDDSDFDYGEQGWLDDTFQLPLRPERHLFRRPVAPPPFRRPVTLGELINQLETIAESLKNDELQNRRKLRQKKLSDREVISQVASLAHREKLPETTAALAIFINDWEQALYWVDFELLVQRWRDNSASEDLDTDRVGVFWALLFLCSQGKVEIDQKGSLFSPISLKRLLEPGMVAQLPLSSLDVTDGSPAAA, encoded by the coding sequence TTGCCAGTTGATCTTATAACTCAAACTGCAGATTCTGGCGCGAGACTTGCTATTCGTTTACTGCAAGATGCTGCTCAAAGAGGAGAAATTGATCCTTGGGATGTCGATGTTATTCCTGTTGTGGATGGGTTTTTGGATCAACTTAAACAGCGTATTGAAATCCCAAAACAGATTTCACAACATTTGAATCATAATGGTGGAAGTTATGAGCTTGATCTCGCTCAGAGTAGTGAGGCCTTTTTAGCGGCTTCTGTCTTGGTTGGTTTAAAAGCTGAGGTTCTTGAGGCTGAAATGTTTTCTGTTGATATTGATGTAGAAGATGATTCAGACTTTGATTATGGCGAGCAGGGTTGGCTAGATGATACTTTTCAATTACCTCTTAGACCTGAAAGACACCTATTCAGAAGGCCTGTTGCTCCACCTCCATTTAGAAGGCCAGTTACTCTTGGCGAATTAATAAATCAGCTAGAGACAATTGCAGAATCTTTAAAAAATGATGAGTTGCAAAATCGTAGGAAGTTACGCCAAAAAAAATTAAGTGATAGAGAAGTTATTTCTCAAGTTGCATCTCTTGCACATCGAGAGAAATTACCTGAAACAACTGCTGCTTTGGCAATTTTTATCAATGATTGGGAGCAAGCATTATATTGGGTTGATTTCGAATTATTAGTTCAGCGCTGGAGAGACAATTCTGCCTCAGAGGATTTGGATACAGATAGAGTTGGAGTCTTTTGGGCTTTATTGTTTTTGTGTTCACAGGGCAAGGTGGAGATTGATCAAAAAGGTTCTTTGTTCTCTCCAATAAGCTTAAAGAGACTTCTGGAACCAGGAATGGTTGCTCAACTTCCTCTATCGTCTTTAGACGTGACAGATGGCTCGCCGGCCGCTGCTTAG
- a CDS encoding LysR family transcriptional regulator, protein MAEIPFTLDQLRILKAIVDEGSFKKAADSLFVTQPAVSLQVQNLEKQLEIAIFDRGGRKAQLTEAGKLLLNYCEKILGECQETCKAIEDLNNLKGGALIIGASQTTGTYLMPRMIGLFRQKYPEVSVQLQIHSTRRTGWSVANGQIDIAIIGGQLPLELNESLQVIPFATDELALVLPTNHQLAKSKELTKEDLYSLRFITLDNQSTTRKVVDQLLSSSGLDVQRLHIEMELNSLEAIKNAVQSNLGAAFLPVVSIERELSGGSIHRAFVADLEVRRELKVITNPGRYSSRAAEAFTQDILPLFASSFSPLFKDKI, encoded by the coding sequence ATGGCCGAAATCCCTTTCACTCTTGATCAACTCAGAATCCTCAAAGCAATTGTTGATGAGGGGAGCTTTAAAAAAGCTGCTGACAGTCTCTTTGTTACTCAACCGGCTGTAAGTTTACAAGTTCAAAATCTTGAGAAACAACTAGAAATTGCCATATTTGATAGAGGGGGCAGAAAAGCTCAACTAACTGAAGCCGGTAAACTTCTTCTTAATTACTGTGAAAAAATATTAGGAGAGTGTCAAGAGACCTGTAAAGCAATTGAAGATCTCAATAATCTCAAAGGGGGAGCTCTCATTATTGGAGCCAGCCAAACAACTGGTACTTACTTAATGCCACGAATGATTGGACTCTTCAGGCAAAAATATCCAGAAGTTTCAGTTCAACTTCAAATTCATAGCACTAGACGAACGGGGTGGAGTGTTGCTAATGGCCAAATTGATATAGCTATCATTGGAGGCCAGCTTCCCTTAGAATTGAATGAATCATTACAAGTAATTCCTTTTGCGACTGATGAATTAGCGCTGGTTTTGCCTACTAATCATCAATTAGCAAAGTCAAAAGAACTTACAAAAGAAGATTTATATAGTCTTAGGTTTATAACTTTAGATAATCAATCGACCACGAGAAAAGTCGTTGATCAATTACTATCTTCTTCAGGGTTAGACGTGCAGAGGTTACATATAGAAATGGAATTAAATTCTCTTGAAGCTATTAAAAATGCTGTTCAATCTAATTTAGGTGCTGCATTTCTCCCAGTCGTTTCAATTGAAAGAGAACTATCTGGAGGAAGTATCCATAGAGCATTTGTTGCAGATCTAGAAGTCAGAAGAGAACTAAAAGTAATCACTAATCCTGGGAGATATTCATCAAGGGCTGCAGAAGCATTCACACAAGACATATTACCTTTATTTGCCAGTTCATTTTCACCACTATTTAAAGATAAAATTTAA